From the Streptococcus oralis ATCC 35037 genome, one window contains:
- a CDS encoding enoyl-CoA hydratase, with product MNHILYQIVDDLAIITLNRPEVANGFHIPMCEEILEALTLAEQDQAVQFILINANGKVFSVGGDLVEMKRAVDEDDIPSLNKIAELVNTISFKIKQIPKPVLMEVDGAVAGAAANMAVAVDFCLATDKAKFIQAFVGVGLAPDAGGIHLLSRSIGVTRAAQLAMTGEALTAEKALEWGVVYRVCEVDKLEKTREQVLKKLRRGSANSYAAIKKLVWESQFKDWQNYAELELKLQESLSLTEDFKEGVRAHSERRRPKFTGM from the coding sequence ATGAATCATATCTTATATCAGATCGTAGATGATCTGGCTATCATTACTTTGAATCGTCCCGAAGTGGCAAATGGTTTTCATATCCCAATGTGTGAGGAAATTTTAGAAGCTTTGACTCTAGCGGAGCAGGATCAAGCTGTGCAGTTCATCTTGATTAATGCGAATGGGAAGGTCTTTTCAGTTGGAGGAGACTTGGTTGAGATGAAACGCGCAGTAGATGAAGATGATATCCCTTCTTTGAATAAGATTGCAGAATTAGTCAATACAATTTCTTTTAAAATCAAGCAAATTCCAAAACCTGTTTTGATGGAAGTAGATGGAGCGGTTGCTGGTGCTGCAGCAAATATGGCAGTAGCAGTTGATTTCTGTTTAGCGACTGACAAGGCAAAATTCATTCAAGCCTTTGTTGGAGTTGGATTGGCGCCAGACGCTGGTGGGATTCATCTCTTGAGTCGTAGTATCGGGGTAACACGGGCTGCACAACTTGCTATGACAGGTGAAGCTTTGACTGCTGAAAAAGCGCTAGAATGGGGCGTGGTATACCGTGTTTGTGAAGTTGACAAATTAGAAAAAACAAGAGAACAAGTTCTGAAAAAATTAAGAAGAGGTTCAGCAAACTCATACGCAGCGATTAAAAAGTTAGTTTGGGAAAGTCAATTCAAGGATTGGCAGAATTATGCCGAATTAGAATTGAAACTACAAGAATCGTTATCTCTAACTGAAGATTTCAAAGAAGGGGTTCGAGCGCATTCTGAAAGAAGAAGACCAAAATTTACAGGAATGTGA
- a CDS encoding MarR family winged helix-turn-helix transcriptional regulator, with product MDYQQVNDYLTSIFNNVLVIEEVSLRGSRFKDISIKEMHTIDVIGKFPEATPSKVSKELMVTLGTVTTSLNNLERKGYIERIRSDQDRRVVYLHLTKKGRLVHRLHKRFHKAMVEKIIDGMSPEEKEVMGRGLTNLYQFLEDLK from the coding sequence TTGGACTACCAACAAGTAAATGATTATCTAACATCTATTTTTAATAACGTCCTTGTGATTGAGGAGGTTAGCTTACGAGGTAGTCGATTCAAAGACATCTCCATCAAAGAAATGCACACGATCGATGTGATTGGGAAGTTCCCGGAGGCAACGCCAAGTAAGGTTTCCAAAGAACTGATGGTAACTCTTGGAACAGTGACGACGAGTTTGAATAACCTGGAGAGAAAAGGTTATATTGAGCGTATTCGTTCTGACCAAGACCGTCGAGTGGTCTATCTGCATTTGACAAAGAAAGGTCGTTTGGTTCACCGCCTTCATAAACGATTCCACAAGGCTATGGTCGAAAAAATCATCGATGGCATGAGCCCTGAGGAAAAAGAAGTCATGGGCAGAGGCTTAACGAACCTTTATCAATTTTTGGAGGATTTGAAATAA
- a CDS encoding beta-ketoacyl-ACP synthase III, which produces MAFAKISQVAHYVPEQVVTNHDLAQIMDTSDEWISSRTGIKQRHISKTESTSDLATEVAKSLLAKGSLTADQIDFIIVATITPDSMMPSTAARVQANIGAHRAFAFDLTAACSGFVFALSTAEKFLSSGQFKKGIVIGAETLSKAVDWSDRSTAVLFGDGAGGVLLEASETRHFLVESLYTDGSRSECLTYGQTALASPFSDQEAVPAFLKMDGRAVFDFANRDVARSIKETIENGPIAASELDYLLLHQANIRILDKMAKKIGVDRDKLPANMMEYGNTSAASIPILLSECVENGMIRLDGSQTILLSGFGGGLTWGTLILTI; this is translated from the coding sequence ATGGCTTTTGCAAAGATAAGCCAGGTTGCTCATTATGTTCCAGAGCAAGTGGTCACTAATCATGACTTAGCCCAAATCATGGACACAAGCGATGAGTGGATTTCAAGTCGGACAGGAATTAAACAGAGACATATTTCAAAAACAGAGTCTACAAGTGACTTGGCGACAGAAGTAGCTAAGAGCTTGTTGGCTAAAGGGAGCTTAACAGCGGATCAGATTGATTTTATCATTGTAGCGACGATTACCCCAGACTCGATGATGCCTTCCACAGCAGCTCGAGTTCAGGCAAATATCGGAGCGCATAGAGCTTTCGCCTTTGATCTGACAGCAGCTTGCAGTGGCTTTGTATTCGCTCTCTCAACTGCAGAAAAGTTTTTAAGTTCTGGACAGTTCAAAAAAGGGATTGTTATCGGGGCTGAAACCTTATCCAAAGCAGTTGATTGGTCAGATCGTTCGACAGCTGTTCTCTTTGGGGATGGTGCTGGAGGGGTTCTCTTGGAAGCGAGCGAAACACGTCACTTCCTTGTGGAAAGTCTCTATACGGATGGCTCTCGGAGCGAGTGTTTGACCTATGGTCAAACGGCTTTGGCTTCTCCTTTCTCGGATCAAGAAGCAGTTCCTGCTTTTTTGAAGATGGATGGACGAGCAGTTTTTGATTTTGCAAATCGTGATGTTGCTAGATCGATCAAAGAAACCATTGAAAATGGTCCAATCGCAGCATCAGAATTGGATTATCTATTGCTTCATCAGGCAAATATCCGCATTTTGGATAAGATGGCTAAGAAGATCGGCGTAGACCGAGACAAGCTTCCTGCCAATATGATGGAGTATGGAAATACCAGTGCAGCAAGTATCCCGATTTTGCTCTCAGAGTGTGTGGAAAATGGCATGATTCGTTTAGATGGTAGCCAGACGATTCTCCTATCAGGCTTCGGTGGAGGTTTGACATGGGGCACACTCATTCTTACAATCTAG
- a CDS encoding acyl carrier protein → MAVFEKVQEIIVEELGKDASEVTLESTFDDLDADSLDLFQVISEIEDAFDIQIEAEDNLKTVGDLVAYVEEQTK, encoded by the coding sequence ATGGCAGTATTTGAAAAAGTACAAGAAATTATCGTTGAAGAACTTGGGAAAGACGCATCAGAAGTAACACTTGAATCTACTTTTGATGATTTGGATGCAGATTCATTGGACTTGTTCCAAGTAATCTCTGAAATCGAAGATGCTTTCGATATCCAAATCGAAGCAGAAGATAACTTGAAAACAGTTGGTGACTTGGTTGCCTACGTTGAAGAGCAAACAAAATAA
- the fabK gene encoding enoyl-[acyl-carrier-protein] reductase FabK: MKTRITELLNIDYPIFQGGMAWVADGDLAGAVSKAGGLGIIGGGNAPKEVVKANIDKIKSLTDKPFGVNIMLLSPFVEDIVDLVIEEGVKVVTTGAGNPSKYMTRFHDAGITVIPVVPSVALAKRMEKIGADAVIAEGMEAGGHIGKLTTMTLVRQVAAAVSIPVIAAGGIADGEGVAAGFMLGAEAVQVGTRFVVAKESNAHPKYKEKILKARDIDTTISAQHFGHAVRAIKNQLTRDFEQAEKDAFKQENPDLEIFEQMGAGALAKAVVHGDVEGGSVMAGQIAGLVSKEETVEEILKDLYYGAAKKIQEEASRWAGVVRND, translated from the coding sequence ATGAAAACACGTATTACAGAATTATTGAACATTGATTATCCTATTTTTCAAGGAGGAATGGCCTGGGTTGCGGATGGTGACTTGGCTGGTGCAGTATCAAAAGCTGGTGGTCTAGGGATCATCGGTGGTGGGAATGCACCTAAAGAGGTCGTAAAGGCTAATATCGATAAAATCAAATCACTTACGGACAAACCTTTTGGTGTCAACATCATGCTCTTGTCACCTTTTGTAGAAGACATCGTTGATCTCGTGATTGAAGAAGGGGTCAAGGTGGTGACAACTGGTGCAGGAAATCCAAGTAAATACATGACTCGTTTCCATGATGCAGGAATTACAGTTATTCCCGTTGTTCCAAGTGTTGCTTTGGCAAAACGCATGGAAAAAATTGGTGCAGATGCAGTTATTGCAGAAGGAATGGAAGCCGGTGGACATATTGGTAAATTAACGACGATGACCTTGGTTCGCCAAGTTGCTGCAGCTGTTTCAATTCCAGTTATCGCAGCTGGAGGAATTGCGGATGGTGAAGGTGTCGCTGCAGGCTTTATGCTTGGTGCTGAGGCCGTTCAAGTTGGTACGCGTTTCGTGGTAGCTAAGGAATCTAACGCCCATCCAAAATACAAGGAAAAAATCTTAAAAGCGCGTGATATTGATACGACTATTTCAGCTCAACACTTTGGTCATGCTGTTCGTGCCATTAAAAACCAGTTGACACGTGACTTTGAGCAGGCTGAAAAAGATGCCTTTAAACAAGAAAATCCAGATTTAGAAATCTTTGAACAAATGGGAGCTGGTGCTCTTGCTAAAGCCGTTGTTCATGGAGATGTAGAAGGTGGATCTGTCATGGCAGGTCAGATCGCTGGTTTGGTTTCTAAAGAGGAAACTGTCGAAGAAATCCTAAAAGATCTATATTATGGCGCAGCCAAAAAAATTCAAGAAGAAGCCTCTCGTTGGGCAGGAGTTGTAAGAAATGACTAA
- the fabD gene encoding ACP S-malonyltransferase has protein sequence MTKTAFLFAGQGAQYLGMGRDLYDRYPIVKETIDQASQVLGYDLRDLIDKEETKLNQTRYTQPAILATSVAIYRLLKEKGYQPDMVAGLSLGEYSALVASGALDFEDAVALVAKRGAYMQEAAPAGSGKMVAVLNTPVEVIEEACETASKVGVVTPANYNTPSQIVIGGEVAAVDRAVELLQEVGAKRLIPLNVSGPFHTALLEPASQQLAGALEGVNFSDFTCPLVGNTEAAVMEKGRIQELLTRQVKEPVRFYESIAVMQDAGVTNFIEIGPGKVLSGFVKKIDKTAQLANVEDQASLDALLGN, from the coding sequence ATGACTAAAACAGCCTTTCTATTTGCGGGTCAAGGTGCTCAGTATCTAGGGATGGGGCGTGATCTCTATGATCGCTACCCTATCGTCAAGGAAACAATTGACCAAGCCAGTCAGGTTTTGGGCTATGACCTTCGTGACTTGATTGATAAGGAAGAAACCAAGTTAAACCAGACTCGCTATACGCAGCCAGCTATTTTAGCGACTTCGGTTGCTATTTACCGACTATTGAAAGAAAAGGGTTATCAGCCAGATATGGTAGCAGGATTGTCTCTTGGGGAATATTCTGCTCTTGTAGCAAGTGGTGCCTTGGACTTCGAGGATGCAGTTGCCTTGGTTGCTAAGCGTGGTGCTTATATGCAAGAAGCTGCACCTGCAGGCTCTGGAAAGATGGTTGCCGTTCTTAATACTCCAGTTGAAGTGATTGAGGAAGCTTGTGAAACAGCCTCTAAAGTTGGAGTAGTGACTCCAGCTAACTACAACACCCCAAGCCAAATCGTTATCGGTGGTGAGGTGGCTGCGGTTGACCGCGCAGTTGAACTCTTGCAGGAAGTAGGAGCAAAACGACTGATTCCTTTAAATGTATCTGGTCCTTTCCATACAGCTCTGCTTGAGCCAGCCAGTCAGCAACTAGCTGGAGCTCTTGAAGGAGTGAATTTCTCTGACTTTACCTGCCCACTAGTCGGAAATACGGAAGCTGCTGTTATGGAAAAAGGTCGAATCCAAGAGCTTTTGACGCGTCAGGTCAAAGAACCTGTTCGTTTTTATGAAAGTATTGCTGTGATGCAGGATGCTGGGGTAACCAACTTTATTGAAATTGGTCCGGGTAAGGTCCTATCAGGCTTTGTCAAAAAAATCGATAAAACAGCTCAGCTAGCTAACGTTGAAGACCAAGCAAGCTTGGATGCTTTGTTAGGAAACTAA
- the fabG gene encoding 3-oxoacyl-[acyl-carrier-protein] reductase, translated as MQLTNKNVFVTGSSRGIGLAIAHKFAQLGANVVLNGRGAISEELLAEFSNYGVKVVPISGDVSDFADAKRMVDQAIAELGSVDVLVNNAGITQDTLMLKMTEEDFEKVIKINLTGAFNMTQAVLKQMIKSREGAIINMSSVVGLMGNIGQANYAASKAGLIGFTKSVAREVANRNVRVNALAPGMIESDMTAVLSDKVKEATLAQIPMKQFGQAEHIADATVFLAGQDYLTGQVLAVDGGLSM; from the coding sequence ATGCAACTTACAAACAAAAATGTCTTTGTAACAGGTTCAAGTCGTGGTATCGGACTTGCCATTGCTCACAAATTTGCTCAACTAGGCGCTAATGTAGTTTTGAATGGTCGTGGAGCAATCTCAGAAGAATTGCTGGCTGAGTTTTCAAACTACGGTGTCAAAGTAGTACCGATCTCAGGTGATGTTTCAGACTTTGCAGATGCCAAGCGTATGGTAGATCAAGCAATTGCAGAACTCGGTTCTGTCGATGTCTTGGTCAACAATGCTGGGATTACTCAGGATACTCTCATGCTTAAGATGACCGAGGAAGACTTTGAAAAAGTGATTAAGATCAACTTGACAGGTGCCTTTAACATGACTCAAGCAGTCTTGAAACAGATGATCAAGTCACGTGAAGGTGCGATTATCAATATGTCCAGTGTGGTCGGTTTGATGGGAAATATCGGACAAGCCAACTATGCGGCTTCTAAAGCGGGTTTGATTGGGTTTACCAAGTCAGTAGCACGTGAAGTTGCCAATCGTAATGTGCGCGTAAATGCTCTTGCACCAGGAATGATCGAGTCAGATATGACAGCTGTTTTGTCTGATAAGGTCAAGGAAGCGACATTGGCACAAATCCCAATGAAACAGTTTGGTCAAGCAGAACATATCGCAGATGCTACAGTGTTCCTGGCCGGACAGGATTATTTGACGGGACAAGTTCTCGCTGTTGATGGCGGACTTAGCATGTAA
- the fabF gene encoding beta-ketoacyl-ACP synthase II encodes MKLNRVVVTGYGLTSPIGNTPEEFWNSLQTGKIGIGEITKFDHSEFAVHNAAEVQDFPFDKYFVKKDTNRFDNYSLYALYAAQEAVTNANLDVEAIDKDRFGVIVASGIGGIKEIEDQVIRLHEKGPKRVKPMTLPKALPNMASGNVAMRFRANGICKSINTACASSNDAIGDAFRSIKFGFQDVMLVGGSESSITPFAIAGFQALTALSTTEDPTRASIPFDKDRNGFVMGEGSGMLVLESLEHAEKRGATILAEVVGYGNTCDAYHMTSPHPEGQGAIKAMKLALEEAEISPEQVAYVNAHGTSTPANEKGESGAIVAVLGKEVPVSSTKSFTGHLLGAAGAVEAIATIEAMRHNYVPMTAGTSELSDYIEANVVYGQGLEQEIPYAISNTFGFGGHNAVLAFKRWENK; translated from the coding sequence ATGAAACTAAATCGAGTTGTAGTAACAGGTTACGGATTGACCTCTCCTATCGGAAATACTCCAGAAGAATTTTGGAACAGTTTGCAAACTGGGAAGATTGGAATTGGAGAAATCACTAAGTTTGACCACAGTGAATTTGCTGTGCACAATGCGGCAGAAGTTCAAGATTTCCCATTTGATAAATACTTTGTTAAAAAAGATACCAACCGTTTTGACAACTATTCTTTGTATGCCTTGTATGCGGCTCAAGAAGCGGTGACAAATGCAAATCTTGATGTAGAAGCAATCGATAAAGATCGCTTTGGTGTTATCGTAGCTTCTGGTATTGGGGGAATTAAAGAAATCGAAGATCAGGTTATCCGTCTTCATGAAAAAGGTCCAAAACGCGTTAAACCAATGACACTTCCAAAAGCCTTGCCAAATATGGCTTCAGGAAATGTTGCCATGCGTTTCAGAGCAAACGGTATCTGTAAATCAATCAATACTGCCTGTGCCTCATCTAACGATGCCATTGGGGATGCCTTCCGCTCTATCAAGTTTGGTTTCCAAGATGTCATGTTAGTTGGTGGATCAGAATCATCTATCACTCCTTTTGCTATCGCTGGTTTCCAAGCATTGACTGCCCTATCAACTACAGAGGATCCAACTCGTGCTTCTATCCCATTTGACAAAGACCGTAATGGTTTTGTGATGGGAGAAGGTTCAGGAATGTTGGTTCTTGAAAGCCTTGAACATGCTGAAAAACGTGGTGCAACTATCTTAGCTGAAGTAGTTGGCTATGGTAATACCTGTGATGCTTACCATATGACTTCACCTCATCCAGAAGGTCAAGGTGCGATTAAGGCTATGAAATTGGCTTTGGAAGAAGCAGAAATTTCTCCAGAGCAAGTGGCTTACGTCAATGCCCACGGAACTTCAACTCCTGCTAATGAAAAAGGAGAAAGTGGTGCGATTGTAGCTGTCCTTGGTAAAGAAGTACCTGTATCTTCAACCAAGTCCTTTACAGGACACTTACTTGGTGCTGCAGGAGCAGTAGAAGCCATCGCTACCATCGAAGCCATGCGTCATAACTATGTACCAATGACAGCTGGAACAAGTGAGTTATCAGACTATATCGAAGCGAACGTCGTTTATGGACAAGGCTTGGAGCAAGAAATCCCTTATGCTATTTCAAACACTTTTGGTTTTGGTGGACACAATGCGGTTCTTGCTTTCAAACGTTGGGAGAATAAATAA
- the accB gene encoding acetyl-CoA carboxylase biotin carboxyl carrier protein codes for MNLNEIKDLMAQFDQSSLREFSYKNGTDELQFSKNEARMASEAPAQVAPVPTAVAASPVVSAPSAPVESAVEEAPAPAETTVAPEGDVVESPLVGVAYLAAGPDKPAFVTVGDSVKKGQTLVIIEAMKVMNEIPAPKDGVVTEILVSNEEMVEFGKGLVRIK; via the coding sequence ATGAATTTAAATGAGATCAAAGACTTGATGGCTCAATTTGACCAATCAAGTTTGAGAGAATTTTCTTATAAAAACGGAACGGACGAATTGCAGTTCAGTAAGAATGAAGCAAGAATGGCTTCTGAAGCACCAGCTCAAGTTGCTCCAGTGCCAACTGCAGTAGCTGCAAGTCCAGTAGTTTCTGCCCCTTCAGCTCCAGTAGAGAGTGCAGTGGAAGAAGCTCCAGCACCAGCTGAAACGACGGTTGCTCCAGAGGGTGATGTCGTTGAGAGCCCACTTGTAGGGGTGGCTTATTTGGCTGCTGGACCAGATAAACCTGCCTTTGTCACAGTTGGAGACAGTGTTAAAAAAGGTCAGACTTTGGTGATCATTGAAGCCATGAAAGTCATGAATGAAATTCCTGCACCTAAGGATGGTGTGGTGACAGAAATTCTCGTTTCAAATGAAGAAATGGTTGAGTTCGGTAAAGGATTGGTACGTATCAAATGA
- the fabZ gene encoding 3-hydroxyacyl-ACP dehydratase FabZ has translation MIDIQGIKEALPHRYPMLLVDRVLEVSEDTIVAIKNVTINEPFFNGHFPQYPVMPGVLIMEALAQTAGVLELSKPENKGKLVFYAGMDKVKFKKQVVPGDQLVMTATFVKRRGTIAVVEAKAEVDGKLAASGTLTFAIGN, from the coding sequence ATGATCGATATTCAAGGAATCAAAGAAGCTCTACCCCATCGCTACCCTATGCTCCTAGTGGATCGTGTCTTGGAAGTGAGCGAGGATACCATTGTTGCCATTAAAAATGTGACCATCAACGAACCTTTCTTCAATGGTCATTTTCCTCAATACCCAGTTATGCCAGGTGTTCTTATCATGGAAGCCTTGGCTCAGACTGCTGGTGTCTTGGAATTGTCCAAACCTGAAAATAAAGGGAAACTGGTCTTCTACGCTGGCATGGACAAGGTTAAGTTCAAGAAGCAAGTTGTACCAGGTGACCAATTAGTCATGACGGCTACTTTTGTTAAACGTCGTGGTACGATTGCTGTGGTTGAAGCAAAGGCTGAAGTAGATGGTAAGCTTGCAGCGAGTGGTACTCTTACCTTTGCAATTGGAAACTAA
- the accC gene encoding acetyl-CoA carboxylase biotin carboxylase subunit, with translation MFRKILIANRGEIAVRIIRAARELGIATVAVYSTADKEALHTLLADEAICIGPGKATESYLNINAILSAAVLTEAEAIHPGFGFLSENSKFATMCDEVGIKFIGPSGAVMDTMGDKINAREQMIKAGVPVIPGSDGEVHTAEEALAVAEKIGYPVMLKASAGGGGKGIRKVEKAEDLVAAFETASSEAKANFGNGAMYLERVIYPARHIEVQILADQEGHVVHLGERDCSLQRNNQKVLEESPSIAIGKTLRHEIGAAAVRAAESVGYENAGTIEFLLDEASGNFYFMEMNTRVQVEHPVTEFVSGVDIVKEQIRIAAGQPLPFKQEDIVLRGHAIECRINAENPAFNFAPSPGKITNLYLPSGGVGLRVDSAVYPGYTIPPYYDSMIAKIIVHGENRFDALMKMQRALYELDIEGVQTNADFQLDLISDRRVIAGDYDTSFLMETFLPKYQEKE, from the coding sequence ATGTTTCGTAAAATTTTGATTGCCAACCGTGGTGAGATTGCGGTTCGCATTATTCGAGCTGCGCGTGAATTGGGCATTGCAACCGTAGCAGTTTATTCAACTGCTGATAAGGAAGCTCTTCATACACTCCTAGCGGATGAAGCTATCTGTATCGGACCTGGTAAGGCGACAGAATCTTATCTCAATATCAATGCGATTTTGTCTGCTGCAGTCTTGACAGAAGCAGAAGCCATCCACCCAGGTTTTGGTTTTCTTAGCGAAAACTCCAAGTTTGCCACGATGTGTGATGAAGTGGGGATTAAGTTTATCGGCCCTTCTGGGGCTGTAATGGATACCATGGGAGATAAGATCAATGCGCGTGAGCAAATGATCAAGGCTGGGGTTCCAGTTATCCCAGGATCTGATGGTGAAGTTCACACGGCTGAAGAGGCGCTTGCAGTTGCAGAAAAAATTGGCTATCCAGTCATGCTTAAGGCATCGGCAGGTGGTGGTGGAAAAGGGATTCGTAAGGTTGAAAAGGCAGAAGACTTGGTCGCAGCCTTTGAAACAGCATCCAGTGAAGCTAAGGCCAATTTTGGAAATGGCGCTATGTATCTTGAGCGTGTGATTTATCCAGCTCGCCATATTGAGGTTCAGATCCTTGCGGACCAAGAGGGTCATGTTGTCCATCTTGGTGAACGGGACTGTTCACTCCAACGGAATAACCAAAAGGTCTTAGAAGAAAGCCCATCCATTGCGATTGGCAAAACCCTTCGTCATGAAATTGGTGCTGCAGCCGTTCGTGCAGCAGAGTCTGTAGGCTACGAAAATGCAGGAACGATTGAATTTCTTCTCGATGAAGCGAGTGGCAATTTCTACTTCATGGAAATGAATACTCGTGTGCAAGTGGAGCACCCAGTCACAGAGTTTGTTTCAGGTGTTGATATCGTGAAGGAACAGATTCGCATTGCTGCCGGTCAACCTTTACCTTTCAAACAAGAAGATATCGTCCTACGAGGTCATGCTATCGAGTGCCGGATCAATGCGGAAAATCCAGCATTTAACTTTGCTCCAAGCCCAGGTAAAATTACCAATCTCTATCTACCAAGTGGTGGAGTTGGCTTGCGCGTGGACTCAGCAGTTTATCCAGGTTATACTATTCCCCCTTACTATGATAGTATGATTGCTAAAATCATTGTTCATGGGGAGAATCGTTTTGATGCTCTTATGAAGATGCAACGGGCACTTTATGAACTTGATATTGAAGGAGTGCAAACCAATGCAGACTTCCAGTTGGATCTGATTTCAGACCGCCGAGTTATCGCTGGTGACTACGATACTTCCTTCTTGATGGAAACTTTCTTGCCAAAATACCAAGAAAAAGAATAG
- the accD gene encoding acetyl-CoA carboxylase, carboxyltransferase subunit beta, producing MALFSKKDKYIRINPNRSVRQKPQAKPEVPDELFSQCPGCKHTIYQKDLGSERICPHCSYTFRISAQERLDLTIDSGSFVEMFTGIKTQDPLNFPGYQKKLATMREKTGLDEAVLTGTASIKGQKIALGIMDSNFIMASMGTVVGEKITRLFEYATVEKLPVVLFAASGGARMQEGIMSLMQMAKISAAVQRHSKAGLFYLTILTDPTTGGVTASFAMEGDIILAEPQSLVGFAGRRVIENTVRETLPDDFQKAEFLLEHGFVDAIVKRRELPETIAKLVRLHGGSRG from the coding sequence ATGGCTCTATTTAGTAAAAAGGATAAGTATATTCGGATCAATCCTAACCGTTCCGTAAGGCAGAAACCACAAGCCAAGCCTGAGGTTCCGGATGAACTCTTCTCCCAGTGTCCTGGTTGTAAACACACCATTTATCAAAAGGATCTTGGGAGCGAACGAATTTGTCCCCATTGTAGCTATACTTTCCGTATTTCAGCTCAGGAACGCTTGGATTTGACGATTGATTCTGGTAGCTTTGTGGAGATGTTTACAGGTATTAAAACTCAAGATCCATTAAACTTTCCTGGCTACCAGAAAAAATTGGCTACTATGCGTGAAAAGACAGGTTTGGATGAAGCAGTACTGACTGGTACAGCTAGCATCAAGGGACAAAAAATTGCCCTTGGGATCATGGATTCAAACTTTATCATGGCGTCGATGGGAACCGTTGTGGGTGAAAAAATTACGCGCTTGTTTGAATATGCGACAGTTGAAAAATTGCCAGTTGTACTTTTTGCAGCTTCTGGCGGTGCCCGTATGCAAGAAGGAATCATGAGCTTGATGCAGATGGCTAAAATTTCTGCGGCAGTTCAACGCCATTCCAAGGCAGGACTTTTTTACCTAACTATTTTAACTGATCCGACAACAGGTGGGGTGACCGCTTCTTTTGCTATGGAAGGGGATATTATCCTAGCGGAGCCACAGAGTTTGGTTGGTTTTGCTGGGCGTCGTGTTATCGAAAATACAGTTCGTGAGACCTTGCCGGATGACTTCCAAAAGGCAGAATTTCTGCTTGAACATGGATTTGTTGATGCAATTGTCAAACGGAGAGAATTGCCTGAAACAATTGCTAAATTAGTGAGATTGCATGGAGGAAGTCGCGGATGA
- a CDS encoding acetyl-CoA carboxylase carboxyl transferase subunit alpha, whose protein sequence is MNIAKIVREAREQSRLTALDFANGIFDEFIELHGDRSFRDDGAVIGGIGWLGEQAVTVVGIQKGKSLHDNLKRNFGQPHPEGYRKALRLMKQAEKFGRPVVTFINTAGAYPGVGAEERGQGEAIARNLMEMSDLKVPIIAIIIGEGGSGGALALAVANRVWMLENSIYAVLSPEGFASILWKDGSRAMEAAELMKITSHELLEMGIVDKVISEAGLSSKELLSCVKNELRAELDRLQELPLDQLIEERYQRFRKY, encoded by the coding sequence ATGAATATTGCAAAAATAGTCAGAGAGGCACGCGAGCAGAGTCGCTTGACCGCACTTGATTTTGCCAATGGAATCTTTGACGAGTTTATCGAATTGCATGGAGATCGCTCTTTCCGCGATGATGGTGCGGTTATCGGCGGAATTGGCTGGTTAGGTGAACAGGCAGTAACTGTCGTTGGTATCCAAAAGGGGAAGAGTCTTCATGACAACCTCAAACGAAATTTCGGCCAACCTCATCCAGAAGGCTATCGTAAGGCCTTGCGCTTGATGAAACAGGCAGAGAAATTTGGCCGTCCAGTTGTGACCTTTATCAATACGGCGGGTGCTTACCCAGGTGTTGGTGCCGAGGAACGTGGACAAGGTGAAGCAATCGCCCGAAACCTGATGGAAATGAGTGATCTCAAGGTTCCAATCATCGCGATTATTATCGGTGAAGGTGGATCTGGTGGGGCCCTAGCTCTAGCCGTAGCTAACCGTGTCTGGATGTTAGAAAACTCAATCTACGCCGTACTTAGCCCGGAAGGATTTGCCTCTATCCTTTGGAAGGATGGAAGTCGTGCTATGGAAGCAGCGGAATTGATGAAAATCACTTCGCATGAACTTCTAGAAATGGGAATCGTAGACAAGGTAATCTCAGAAGCAGGGCTGTCAAGTAAAGAACTGCTAAGTTGCGTTAAAAATGAATTGCGTGCAGAACTAGATAGGTTGCAAGAACTACCACTCGACCAACTTATCGAAGAACGTTACCAACGCTTTAGAAAATACTAA